A stretch of the Aegilops tauschii subsp. strangulata cultivar AL8/78 chromosome 4, Aet v6.0, whole genome shotgun sequence genome encodes the following:
- the LOC109741923 gene encoding DNA (cytosine-5)-methyltransferase DRM2 isoform X2: protein MLQMVDLVSDNDEFELDEDNDGQVGGSSYPVLRNADAPGPSTLVRQDAVGMANGAAPSASLVGMYVEMGFPKEMVLKAVKEIGERDESALLSLLLAYTENDDSVGSCSTSRRIPQRVEDEEEEEEEDDAFDFEDWDDAVDAGQREPYSDGSGDEGFLEEMSQWDKQIKSLVDMGFPEDEANMALRRCGFVDHTLMGWYLMLYIWFKLGQVLDENRFSSCVGRKKARFTEDSKKRKRYGGGAHGSQSPWDGGHEESISLPKPMVGFGLPGDRPRSVSRLLPAHSMRAPFFYYENVALATKGAWAEISRCLYGIEPEFVDSKYFCAALRKRGYIHNLPTEGRSVLRPIPPKTIFEAFPQYETWWPSWDQRRQFNCLQTCMASAKLTERIHRALANSSDPPTQAVQKYVLEECRKWNLVWIGKNKVAALDSLEMEFLLGYPRDHTRGASKKKKDKCLGNSFQVDTVAFHLSVLKDRFPCGMNVLSLFSGIGGAEVALHKLGIRMKTVVSVEICDASRNILRTWWDQTQEGTLIEFRDVQSLTHEKIASLIRQLGGFDLVIGGSPCNNLAGSNRHHRVGLEGDQSVLFRDYVRILNSVKSIMANVG from the exons ATGTTACAGATGGTGGACTTGGTTAGCGATAATGATGAGTTCGAATTGGATGAGGACAATGATGGTCAGGTTGGGGGCTCGTCTTATCCAGTCCTGAGAAACGCTGATGCTCCTGGCCCGTCCACGCTGGTGAGGCAG GACGCTGTTGGGATGGCCAATGGGGCAGCTCCTTCTGCCTCGTTAGTTGGGATGTATGTAGAAATGGGTTTCCCGAAAGAGATGGTATTGAAGGCCGTCAAAGAGATTG GGGAGAGGGACGAAAGTGCATTGCTGTCACTACTTCTTGCATATACG GAAAATGACGACTCAGTGGGTAGCTGCTCTACTTCTCGCCGCATCCCCCAGCGCgttgaagatgaagaagaagaagaagaagaagatgatgcttTTGATTTTGAAGACTGGGATGATGCTGTTGATGCTGGCCAAAGGGAACCTTACTCTGATGGTTCTGGTGATGAG GGTTTCCTAGAAGAAATGTCACAGTGGGACAAGCAGATCAAGTCCTTAGTGGACATGGGATTTCCTGAAGATGAAGCAAACATGGCTCTTAGAAGATGTG GCTTTGTTGATCATACTTTAATGGGATGGTACCTTATGCTTTATATTTGGTTCAAACTTGGCCAG GTTCTGGATGAGAATCGCTTCAGTTCCTGCGTGGGGAGAAAGAAAGCAAGATTCACAGAAGATAGCAAGAAGAGGAAAAGATACGGAGGTGGAGCACATGGAAGTCAATCCCCATGGGATGGTGGTCATGAAGAGTCAATTTCTCTGCCAAAGCCAATGGTGGGATTTGGCCTACCTGGTGACCGACCACGGTCAGTGAGCAGATTGCTTCCTGCACATAGTATGAGAGCACCTTTCTTCTACTATGAGAATGTGGCACTTGCTACTAAAGGTGCCTGGGCAGAAATTTCAAGATGCCTATATGGTATTGAGCCAGAGTTCGTAGACTCGAAATACTTCTGCGCAGCGTTAAGGAAACGGGGTTACATCCATAACCTCCCAACTGAGGGAAGGTCAGTTTTGCGTCCCATCCCTCCGAAGACCATTTTCGAGGCCTTCCCCCAGTACGAGACATGGTGGCCCTCGTGGGACCAAAGAAGGCAGTTCAATTGCCTACAAACATGTATGGCAAGCGCAAAGCTGACTGAACGGATCCACCGTGCTCTTGCAAACTCGAGCGATCCACCAACTCAAGCTGTTCAGAAATATGTGCTGGAAGAGTGCAGGAAGTGGAATTTGGTATGGATTGGCAAAAACAAAGTTGCTGCATTGGATTCTCTGGAAATGGAGTTTCTGCTTGGTTATCCGAGGGACCATACTAGGGGAGCTAGCAAGAAAAAGAAAGACAAATGCCTTGGAAATTCATTCCAAGTCGATACTGTTGCTTTTCATCTGTCAGTGCTGAAGGATAGGTTTCCATGTGGTATGAACGTGCTGTCCCTGTTCAGTGGTATCGGAGGAGCAGAGGTTGCCCTTCACAAGCTTGGCATACGGATGAAGACCGTGGTTTCTGTGGAAATCTGCGACGCGAGTAGGAACATCTTGAGAACTTGGTGGGATCAGACCCAGGAAGGCACATTGATAGAGTTTCGTGATGTGCAGTCTCTCACACATGAAAAAATTGCATCACTTATCAGACAACTTGGTGGCTTTGACTTAGTGATCGGGGGAAGCCCATGTAACAACCTTGCCGGCAGCAACCGGCACCACCGTGTTGGCTTGGAGGGTGACCAGTCCGTGTTGTTTCGTGACTATGTTAGAATCTTGAACTCTGTGAAGTCGATTATGGCGAATGTAGGATGA
- the LOC109741913 gene encoding uncharacterized protein, which yields MHRRLTAAATATALRRFCSHRPPPPPDRRLAFLRSELDDLDLSRAPAQPPPREQWQVTQEPGSGGARAGDKPVAVDIAHPWPEWVALMELLLHKGHLDPSAFAGAAPSKDSNLVRTACLRFGRERPEIVRYLSRWDIQVALRGGCPSIDRKVINSGKRLRAHVGLDEGEVCSQCNLRGSCERAYVRARKEEVGRTVDVMRILLTYGLDIITGNVGNKVCLNKTVKESIKKLLNEVVELDSKGPGSATDKAAQRMSKGQSAVPVKQGDWNCPKCNFLNFAKNIKCLRCDGEFQERYHLMHEDQDHLPLKKGDWICKRCNFLNFAKNTRCLQCHDKPTNRLLSPGEWECPSCNYLNFKRNAFCLKCGWKRPKALNDQDTIEPHRDLEQNKHPAISFVQDGIQPTLRKRQLVQKRAPLSDEDSDFWSSEEAGDDDDDGDENSMLPMHRDYKFLDGFPIVGGRTATSQEPLEREKWKEEMSRGNQGLPGEASEESNRSSPRVPRSMEMLESEDDDDDISSWFSGANSSRNLKNNFRENMVLSKEQKFMADYNDIWSMLGKFEAEKKDGGGKEIACRQPSHPYLSLGNLGSFLRSGPSPVLCAHLSSFFSPLRGFLCFTRGSGYSLSSRLSHRGIHPAQLRGKRRSKLEVEEGLAMGSEGSAPVVVPRNFRLLEELERGEKGIGDGTVSYGMDDADDIYMRSWTGTIIGPPNTVHEGRIYQLKLFCDTDYPDKPPTVRFQARVNMTCVNQETGMVDPRRFPMLGNWKREHTMEDILISLKKEMSTPQNRRLHQPHEGNDDQRVEQKGLAARCVVM from the exons ATGCACCGCCGCCTCACCGCCGCTGCCACGGCCACTGCACTCCGGCGGTTCTGCAGCCACCGCCCGCCTCCGCCACCGGACCGGCGGCTCGCCTTCCTCCGCTCGGAGCTCGACGACCTAGACCTCTCCCGCGCACCAGCACAACCGCCGCCCCGGGAGCAATGGCAAGTAACCCAAGAGCCAGGAAGCGGCGGCGCTCGGGCGGGGGACAAGCCGGTGGCCGTGGACATCGCCCACCCGTGGCCGGAGTGGGTGGCGCTGATGGAGCTCCTCCTCCACAAGGGCCACCTCGACCCCTCCGCCTTCGCCGGCGCCGCGCCGTCCAAGGACTCCAACCTCGTCCGCACCGCCTGCCTCCGCTTCGGGCGCGAGCGCCCGGAGATCGTCAG GTACCTGTCAAGATGGGATATTCAGGTCGCTCTGCGTGGTGGGTGCCCTAGCATTGACAGGAAAGTTATTAATTCTGGGAAGCGATTGCGTGCTCATGTAGGACTTGATGAAGGAGAG GTTTGCAGCCAATGCAATTTAAGGGGAAGTTGTGAGAGAGCATATGTAAGGGCTCGTAAAGAGGAAGTGGGCAGAACTGTGGATGTTATGCGCATCCTCCTGACTTATGGTCTTGATATCATTACTGGTAATGTGGGGAACAAAGTATGCCTAAACAAAACTGTTAAAGAATCCATTAAGAAACTACTGAATGAGGTTGTCGAGCTCGATTCCAAAGGGCCTGGTTCCGCAACTGATAAAGCTGCACAACGTATGTCAAAAGGTCAATCTGCTGTACCTGTGAAGCAGGGTGACTGGAATTGTCCCAA ATGCAACTTTCTTAACTTTGCAAAGAATATCAAATGTTTGCGCTGCGATGGCGAATTTCAAGAGAGATATCACTTAATGCATGAGGACCAAGATCATCTACCCCTCAAAAAAGGTGATTGGATATGCAAAAG GTGCAACTTTTTGAATTTCGCAAAGAACACACGATGCTTGCAGTGTCATGACAAACCAACAAACCGTTTACTCAGTCCAGGAGAATGGGAGTGTCCTTC GTGTAACTATCTGAACTTCAAGAGGAATGCATTCTGCTTGAAATGTGGTTGGAAAAGACCAAAAGCATTAAACGACCAAGACACTATCGAACCACACCGTGATCTGGAGCAGAATAAGCACCCCGCTATTTCATTTGTTCAAGATGGCATCCAGCCGACATTGCGAAAGCGACAGCTTGTGCAAAAAAGGGCCCCACTATCTGATGAAGATTCAGATTTCTGGAGCTCAGAGGAGGCAGGGGACGATGACGACGACGGCGATGAGAACAGCATGCTCCCAATGCACAGGGACTACAAATTCCTCGACGGTTTCCCCATTGTCGGGGGCAGGACTGCTACTTCCCAAGAACCTCTGGAGAGGGAAAAATGGAAGGAAGAGATGTCCAGGGGGAACCAGGGGCTTCCAGGAGAGGCATCAGAAGAAAGTAATCGGTCCTCCCCTCGTGTTCCCAGAAGCATGGAGATGCTCGAGtctgaggacgacgacgacgatatcTCATCATGGTTTTCTGGTGCGAACAGTAGTAGAAACCTGAAAAA CAACTTCCGTGAGAACATGGTACTATCCAAGGAGCAGAAATTTATGGCAGACTACAATGACATATGGTCCATGTTAG GAAAATTTGAGGCAGAAAAAAAAGATGGAGGTGGCAAGGAAATTGCTTGCCGGCAGCCAAGTCATCCCTATTTATCACTTGGCAACTTGGGCTCCTTCCTCCGCTCCGGCCCCAGTCCAGTACTGTGCGCGCATCTCTCCTCCTTTTTCTCCCCCCTGAGAGGCTTTCTTTGCTTCACGCGGGGCTCCGGATATTCGTTGTCCTCGCGGCTCAGCCACCGCGGAATCCATCCAGCGCAGCTCAGGGGGAAGAGGCGGTCGAAGCTGGAGGTGGAAGAGGGGCTCGCCATGGGCTCCGAGGGATCCGCGCCGGTCGTAG TTCCCAGAAACTTTAGACTTTTGGAAGAACTTGAGAGAGGTGAGAAGGGCATTGGTGATGGAACTGTGAGCTATGGGATGGATGATGCTGATGACATATATATGCGCTCCTGGACAGGAACTATTATCGGTCCACCCAAT ACTGTTCACGAGGGACGAATCTATCAATTGAAGTTGTTCTGTGATACAGATTATCCAGACAAACCACCGACTGTCCGGTTCCAGGCTAGGGTCAATATGACATGTGTGAATCAAGAAACTGGAATG GTTGATCCAAGACGATTTCCTATGCTTGGAAACTGGAAAAGGGAACATACAATGGAGGATATCCTCATCAGCCTTAAAAAGGAGATGTCAACCCCTCAGAACCGCAGGCTCCACCAGCCTCATGAAG GCAACGATGATCAGAGAGTGGAGCAGAAAGGGCTAGCAGCTAGATGTGTCGTTATGTAA
- the LOC109741923 gene encoding DNA (cytosine-5)-methyltransferase DRM2 isoform X1, with the protein MAVMVDLVSDNDEFELDEDNDGQVGGSSYPVLRNADAPGPSTLVRQDAVGMANGAAPSASLVGMYVEMGFPKEMVLKAVKEIGERDESALLSLLLAYTENDDSVGSCSTSRRIPQRVEDEEEEEEEDDAFDFEDWDDAVDAGQREPYSDGSGDEGFLEEMSQWDKQIKSLVDMGFPEDEANMALRRCGIPLCMYWLTPSMHHRLTMRFWMRIASVPAWGERKQDSQKIARRGKDTEVEHMEVNPHGMVVMKSQFLCQSQWWDLAYLVTDHGQ; encoded by the exons ATGGCGGTG ATGGTGGACTTGGTTAGCGATAATGATGAGTTCGAATTGGATGAGGACAATGATGGTCAGGTTGGGGGCTCGTCTTATCCAGTCCTGAGAAACGCTGATGCTCCTGGCCCGTCCACGCTGGTGAGGCAG GACGCTGTTGGGATGGCCAATGGGGCAGCTCCTTCTGCCTCGTTAGTTGGGATGTATGTAGAAATGGGTTTCCCGAAAGAGATGGTATTGAAGGCCGTCAAAGAGATTG GGGAGAGGGACGAAAGTGCATTGCTGTCACTACTTCTTGCATATACG GAAAATGACGACTCAGTGGGTAGCTGCTCTACTTCTCGCCGCATCCCCCAGCGCgttgaagatgaagaagaagaagaagaagaagatgatgcttTTGATTTTGAAGACTGGGATGATGCTGTTGATGCTGGCCAAAGGGAACCTTACTCTGATGGTTCTGGTGATGAG GGTTTCCTAGAAGAAATGTCACAGTGGGACAAGCAGATCAAGTCCTTAGTGGACATGGGATTTCCTGAAGATGAAGCAAACATGGCTCTTAGAAGATGTG GTATACCCCTATGCATGTATTGGTTGACTCCATCTATGCATCACAGGCTGACCATGAG GTTCTGGATGAGAATCGCTTCAGTTCCTGCGTGGGGAGAAAGAAAGCAAGATTCACAGAAGATAGCAAGAAGAGGAAAAGATACGGAGGTGGAGCACATGGAAGTCAATCCCCATGGGATGGTGGTCATGAAGAGTCAATTTCTCTGCCAAAGCCAATGGTGGGATTTGGCCTACCTGGTGACCGACCACGGTCAGTGA